One Euwallacea similis isolate ESF13 chromosome 26, ESF131.1, whole genome shotgun sequence genomic window carries:
- the LOC136417144 gene encoding odorant receptor 10-like, producing MFSTTKWLLMASGSWRLELSHNLHLPYQIYMFFMRSIYVWAFVAINVSFMQNIGIHNDKAMEILSMAINITCCTIKLIICARRKVVLLLKTALEDHFEGTEGGQKIKKMLRNYKRYVRNLNLFTFTYTYTLALSFGILGGFVEYHEFQKSHPNATENPQYLITMWIPFDVQKHFDLALTVQMVVYVNAGTGSCSSLALFNTLMIYVVIKLRILQHKLTNFDNYLMKTKEGFVSLTVAPGEAVRNLKELIKEHQNLIRFVRDLDGNIKHGIFIEYSFTSFMLASMLLQLINGYRLALFVPYFMVLTFQLFLLSYNAEEIGYQSSQIGNTIYESDWYLYGKDVKWLVCMIMMRSQRQLCLNIGSFGPNSLKAAMARLKLAYSYTSVMSGNHV from the exons ATGTTCTCCACTACTAAGTGGCTGTTAATGGCCTCAGGCTCTTGGAGGCTTGAATTATCCCATAATCTGCATTTACCCTACCAAATTTACATGTTCTTCATGCGATCCATCTACGTATGGGCATTTGTAGCGATCAACGTCAGCTTCATGCAGAATATCGGAATTCACAATGATAAAG CCATGGAGATTTTATCAATGGCAATCAACATCACTTGCTGCACCATCAAGCTGATAATATGCGCGAGAAGGAAGGTTGTTCTGCTCCTAAAAACTGCTCTTGAAGACCATTTCGAAGGAACTGAAGGTGGGCAAAAGATCAAGAAAATGCTGAGGAATTACAAGAGATACGTGCGCAACCTTAACTTATTCACTTTTACTTACACTTATACTCTAGCATTGTCATTTGGTATTCTTGGAG GTTTTGTGGAGTAccatgaattccagaaatcgCACCCCAATGCCACAGAGAATCCCCAGTACCTAATCACCATGTGGATACCCTTTGATGTCCAAAAGCATTTCGATCTGGCTCTTACAGTTCAAATGGTCGTTTACGTAAATGCCGGTACGGGAAGTTGTTCCAGCTTGGCATTGTTCAATACATTGATGATTTATGTTGTGATTAAGCTGAGGATATTGCAGCACAAGTTAACGAATTTCGACAATTATTTGATGAAAACTAAAGAGGGATTCGTTAGTCTTACAGTGGCTCCAGGGGAGGCTGTGAGAAATTTAAAGGAGTTGATCAAGGAGCATCAGAATTTGATCAG GTTTGTCCGAGATCTGGACGGCAATATCAAACACGGAATTTTCATCGAATATTCATTTACCTCCTTCATGCTGGCTTCTATGCTTCTGCAGCTAATAAAC GGTTACAGGCTGGCCCTATTCGTTCCGTACTTCATGGTGTTAACCTTCCAATTATTCCTCCTCTCTTACAACGCAGAAGAGATCGGTTATCAG AGCAGCCAAATCGGAAACACAATCTACGAAAGCGATTGGTATCTTTATGGAAAGGACGTGAAATGGTTGGTCTGCATGATCATGATGAGGTCTCAAAGACAATTGTGTCTGAATATCGGATCCTTTGGCCCTAACTCCCTCAAGGCAGCCATGGCA AGACTGAAACTGGCGTACTCTTACACAAGTGTAATGTCTGGAAACCACGTTTAA